DNA from Triticum aestivum cultivar Chinese Spring chromosome 7D, IWGSC CS RefSeq v2.1, whole genome shotgun sequence:
tttctTCCAATTTGGGGGCTAGGGTTAGTGTTAATGAAAATGTCCAAATTTGCTGGCACTTGTAGTGTGGAGGAGGCTATCTGGGATGTTAGGATTCACTTTGATGCCCTACATAATTTGGATAGGAAGATATGCAGTTCTGATGTCACTTTTCTCAATCTGTATGCACTGTTGCATACACAAGGATTTACATTCTCTGATGAATTGTATCACATGGAGAACACATGCATAGGAGAGCAGAGAGAGCATGGCCTAGACTTGATTGACACAAACATTAAATTGCAGCAAATTAAGAAGCAGCATGAGCATACTTTAGTTTTGAATCTGTTAGTTAGAGCAACAGCCACTGACAGTGCTGCAATTCAGAGAAATGCTGAACTACAAACCATTCTTTATGCACCACCAGTTGTGTATGATCTCAGTGAGCCAGATGTGCTTGCTGTTGATGACCAAGGGGTTGTTTTTAATAGTCAGGGCAGTAGTAGTACCAATGTTGAAGCTAGTGGTTTTTGCACACAAGAGAGCAAAAATCTAGGTAAACAAAAGCTGAAATCTGTGATGGAGGATGAAGTTTTGTTGGAGGAGGGATATTACAGTAGTGATAATTCAGAAGGGGCATATGACAGTGACAACTACTTGGAGAAGTACAGGATTTCTCAAGACACAGAGATAATAGATGGAAAGAGACAAGCAGATGAGGAACAACTAGCAGATGATCAAGATGAATATTCAGATGATGAGTCAGAAGAGGAGGAACAActgcattatgagggtgacactgaGGTTGAGGATCTGTttgagagggaggaggaagagagtgGGGATGAAGAGAGGGAGGAGAGCTTGAATGTGGAGTTAGCTCAACAGTTGCAGGTAGAACCTCCAAAGAAGAGACAGAAGCTGCCAATTAGGAGGTGCCCCACCACTAGAACACATTCTAGTGTTTTAAAGGAGGTGAAGAAAGATTTCATTCCttcatcagatgaagaagaaacGGGTTGGCTGATGGATAGTGAAGATGATGGGCACGAGCCACTGCAATTTGTCCTAAAGAAAAGCAAGAAGAGTAGGGCACAGAAAAGAAAACCTAGGATATGGTTCAATGAAAAAATGGAGCACCCACACCAGCAATTATGTAAGTACATGTGCTTCACAAATCAGCAGCAATTCAGAGATGCTCTGTTGAGCTTGCACATTTCACAGGAAAGAGATTTCAGATATCATAGAAACTCTGACCAAAGGATCATTGCATGTTGCAGAAATGAGCACTGCCAGTTCCACATTGTTGCTGTTGTGATCAAAGGTGAAAAGACTTTTGCTATAAAAAATGAACCTGGAGCACACTTTCCCTACCACTACAGAGTCTTCCAGGGTTAGTGCAAAGTGGCTTGCAAAGACATATGAGTCATTGTTCAGGTCTGATCCAACCACTAGCATACAAACTCTGATTGATGCCTGCAATGAGAAGTATGGTGTTGAGGTTCCTAAGCACATGGCCTATAGGGCCAAAAACTTAGCTGTGGAAGCTGTCTTAGGAGAGCACAAGAAGCAGTATCCCAGGTTAAGGGACTATGCAGCAACCATCATGCAGACAAACCCTGGAAGTAGGGTTGTAGTTACAACTCTAGTTCCTAAAGCAACAAAAAAATACCACATCCAGGGCCAAGGTTTCATGCAATGTTTTTCTGCttaaatggagcaagggagggattTCTCAATGGATGCAGACCTTTCATTGGTTAGTTAGTTGTTTCTTTGCTTTAGTTTCATTGCTATGTACATGATTACACCTTTGCTGTAGTTTCTTTGCTATGTACTGACTTAATtggttcttttttttgcaaaacaggtGTTGATGGATGCTTTATTAAGCTGACCACAGGTGCACAGATCCTTGCTGCAACTGGCAGAGATGGCAATAACAACATTTATCCAATTGCATTTGCCATTGTTGGTCAGGAGGATACATCAAATTGGTGCTGGTTTCTGCACCAACTCAAGATATGTCTAGGAGGAGAAGTTGGCCAATTTGGTCCTTATACTATCATGTCAGATAGACAGAAGGTAAGTACTTAGTTTGCTGTGTGATTTCAGTAGCATACTTTGTTGGGTTTTTTCAACTGTATCTGTAGTCAGTAGCTTAGTTTGCTGTTGTAATTTCAACAAGGGCTACTCAATGCAGTGAATAGAGTATTTCCAAACTGCCACCAGAGATATTGTCTTAGACACTTATATGCAAATTTTCAGAATGCTGGTTTTAGGGGGGAAGATCTAAAGAAATGCATGGATAATGCCAGTTATGCTTACAATGAATATAAGTTTAATATTGCTATGAATGATTTGAGAAATGAGTGTGAGGATGCTTGGATCTGGCTTAATGCAATTCCTAAGAAAACATGGGCAAGGCATGCTTTTGACGCTAACTGCAAGACAGATTTGGTTGTTAACAACCTatctgaggtgttcaacaagtataTCCTTGATTTTAGGAAAAAGCCTATTAGGACTATGGTTGATGGTATTAAGGACAAGCAAATGGTGAGGTggcatgagaagagagagagaggaaaggcaGCTTTCTGGGAGATCACACCACACTATGCTGAGAAGCTAGAGCTGGAAAAGGAGAGGGCTAGATACTGCAAACCCATTCAAGCTGGTGTTAATTTATGGCAAGTGACCAGTGGGTAGCAAACACACCCTGTGAACTTGGATAATCATacatgtggttgcaaaaaatgggacCTCAGTGGCCTACCATGCAACCATGCAATTTCAGCAATTAACAAGGCCAAGAGGTTTCCAGAGGACTTTGTTTGTAAATTCTTCAGAAAACCATTTTATGTGGCAGCATATGAACCTATGATCTTTCCTGTTCCTGGTGAACATGACTGGATAAGGACACCTGGACCAGACATAGAGCCACCAGAATTTCATGTTAGGAGAGGAAGAaagcaagagaagaggatcaaggGCAAGTTTGAAGTGCCAAAGCCAAAGGACAGCAGTAGAATGGCCAAATAACATGCTCTAACTGTGGTTTCCAAGGCCATAGATACACCAACTGCCTGAAACAATTGAAACCAGATTTGGCTATGAGGAAAAACAAGCATGTGGTAATACCAAATCTCACTTCTTTTGTATTAGTTGACTAGTGCATTTGTTAATATTTTAATGTTGTCTACTAATACCAATCTCACTTCTTTTTGCAAGACCAAGAGGTCACAGCAGCAACCTACACCTGCAAGATCACAGCCCCCACCCACAAGATCACAGCAGCAGCCTCCACCTGCAAGATCCTAGCCTGCACCAAGATCACAGCCTCCACCTGCAAGGACTGGTGCAAGATCTGGAGCAAGGTCTGGTGCAAGGACTGGTGCAAGATCTGGAGCAAGGTCTGGTGCAAGTTCACAGCCATCAACTAGTGGTGCAAGGCCATTCACTGCCCCAAGATATGCAACTCCTTCTACATCTTCTGCCCCATGAAGTCACACTGGTTGGATGACCTGGTTTTCTCCTAGGGGTAACAGATGAGTGTAATGAGTTGTTGTTTCTCAAAACTATGGTACTGATCAATGTTTTGTGTCCTGAACCATGGTTGGATGCTTAGGTTTGATTGTACTGAACCAACAAGTCAAACTGGTTGGATGATTATGTTTGAGTGTACTGAATTGCTATCAACTATCTTAGTGTTATGGGCAATGTTATGCTATCAATTTGGCAATGTTAAGGTTTGATGATTATTTGATGATTAGTGTTATTGGCAATGTTAAGGTTTGATTATGAGATTTGATGATTAGTGTTATTGGCAATGTTAAGGTTTGATAATGGTTTAGGGGGTTCTCAACGTCGACGGAgcctaaatgcctaaccactttggtttagggggttctcgacgtcggcggaccctaaatgcctaaccactttggttcAGGGGGGTCCTCGACGTTGACGGACCCTAAATacctaaccactttggtttagggggttctcgacgtcgacggaccctaaatacctaaccactttggtttaggggtTCTCGACATCAGCAACTAAGAGTTAACAAACTGGTTCACAACAACAACATATTGATTAACATAGTGGTTCACAGCAACTAAGAGTTAACATAGTGGTTCACCGTAACAACATAGTGGTTCACCACAACACCATAGTGGTTCACAACAACTTAAAGCAACAACATAGTGGTTCACAACAACTACACATCCATAGTACATAACTTAGTTCACAACAACACCATACTTCACAAAAGGTCAGCAAAgcaagcattcttcttcttcatgttgatctggatcttgctcttgctcttccTCTACATCTTCATTCTGACAAGATGTCCAGCATCCCCTTCAATTTCTACTTGTTCTTCTCCTTTGACTTCAACAGTTCAGCAATCTAAATCTTTAGCTGATCCCTCCTTGCTGTGAGCTTGTCATGCCCCTTCTTGAGATCACCCATGTGAAGGAGCAGCTGGGTGTTCTCCTGGATGAGCTTTTCCTCAGATTTTTTGAGTTCATCAACCTGGAATTGCAGGTTCCTGGTGGATGTACTAAGCACTTCCTTCTCTTTTAGATAATTGAACTTCAGGTTCCTGATGCAAGTGCCTTGAGATTGTGTCAGGTTCATCCGTACTTTATACTTCTCCTGCAGCTTGAAGATCTCTGCATCTTTCTTCCCCATCTCTGTCTTCATGTCAGATACAACTAAATCAGAAACATGCACATTCTGCATCTTAGCCTGCAAATAGCTGAAATCTACCATCCTATCCTCTTGAGCATTGAACAATTGGTGCACATCCTCAACCAATTTGTCATAGTTGGCCTCTAGATTATTTTTTTCTTTAATCAAATGGTGAATAGTGAGTGAACTCTCCAGGTTATCCTTCCCCCTATCACTCTTGCTGTCATGATACATTTCCCATAGCTTCAACAAGGCATTCTGCAATGTAGGAGGCCACTCTGGGTCAATACAGAGAACAATACCACAGTTGTCATCTTCCTGCAATATAAACaaccatagcatgtgcaaaatcaATCACCTAGGCAAATTATTTGAGCAATAAACTTTGAGCAACTGGCTTTAAACAATGAACTTTGAGCATCTTTAAACAATGTAGGACCCTAAATGACTAGCCACTGAATTAAAAAAATGAACTTTAAGCATCTTTGAGAAACAACTttaataatatagccaactaaAGAATGAACCTCTAACACTAAACACTAACTGGATTTTGAGCTTCTGACATTGAATCTCTCTGACATTGAGCTACAAAATGACCATCACAGCTACAAAATGACCATCACAGCTATGGTACAAGAGTACTCATTAAACAATGTGCATCAGCACATGGCTAGATTAAAGAACATGAATTCTATGCACTGGACTGGACAATTCTATGCACATGGCTAGATTAAACAATACAATTAACACAGAGTTTGGACAGAATCTTACACTCTTAGGACAGACTAAGAACCTCCTGCCCGTGTTAAATGCTTCGAATGCTACACGCCTCTCAGCCGCCACAccatgctgatggcaaagagctctGGGTGCTGTCTCAATGCCACTATAGTCTTGGTCTTCAATGCTAGCAGGAATCTACAggaacaaaaggaaaagaaaatccccaaatcaaatcaaatcccCCCAAATCAGAtaaccaaaccctaaccctagctctacaACTCACCCGGTAATGCATGGCTTCGTCGTCAGAGAGGTTCATGTATTGCACGCTTGAGTCCTGGCTGCTCTCGTCCTCCATGGCGCGACGGCGAGCCGGttgaggtggtggcggcggcgggcggcgaatcGAAGAaaggagggagagcgagagtgaGAGTGAGGTCGAGCGAGAGTGAGGCGAGTCCGACCCACGACCGAGCCGACCGAGCCCATGTAACCGACCGCACCGGCCTCGTCCTAGTCAGCGCACCGGGCACACACCGATTGGCCACCGTGtcacctgacaggtgggcccggcctgTAAAATACATGGTCAATACTCACTTATACGGCTGTCAGTCAATTTTGTAATAGTTAGGCCCTGAGTTAGTACTGAACCGCGACATGCACAAGTAGTAGTACTGATTCGTGAGTAGGTGCGGAAGTGTGGTACCAACGTGCAATTAACTCACCTCTGTAAGGCTTGCCCTCGTTGTTGAGCCCATTGTTGAGAAACATTTCCAGCTTGACGGTGTTGAGATTGAGCACAAGAAGATAGGAGTCATTATTCCTTATGGAccagaactccatgtagacatagcCAGCTTTCATTGCCAGGATGCGCACCCTCTTCATCCATTGGTAACGACGAAGCCTTTTCAGGGAGGGAAACTGATTCAGCAGCGagacctcctgcttgaccacccaTCCACCATTGGCGTCACGGACCCACAGCAGCACGCGTTGCTCCTTGCTGGACACGATGCACAGCCCGCCGTGCTCCGCCATGTGCGCCACACAGTAGGATTCGCCGACGGGGAACGGCGCGGTCATGTACGACCACACCATGGTCGTCGTGTCAACCACCAGTATACCCTCCTTCACTTCGTTGTAATCGTCCTTCTTGGTGTTGGACCGCCAGTAAGCGAACCGCCCCGCGGCAATGCCGTCAGTGTAGCACTCGGAGCACACGGAGCCATTCTCGACCCAGCTGCCGGTGCGGGGGGAGAAGACGAATGAGGTCTCGTCGTCCCCGGGCTGTATGGCGATGACCTGGAACGAGGCGTCGGCCTCGTCGGCGACGATGGCGTAGAAGAACAAGAGCCGGTCGTCGGGCGGCTTGAAGAAGACGACGGTGCGGTCGAGGGGGCCGTAGACGGCGAGGTCGGTACTGTAGCGGCCGAGGGAGAAGAGGAGGCCGCCGTCGCAGCCGCGGAGGCGCCACTCGTCGTGGTCGTGGACGTTGGGGTGGTGCATGAAGTAGAAGTCGCCGTCTGCCGCGGCGGAGGCCAGCTCGGGGTTGTTGCGCGAGGGGGCCTGGATGAAGCAGACATCAGGGCGGTAGAGGGGGAACTTCTCGCGGCCGCGGTCGGTGACGAGGACGCCGACGAGCGGGGGCCTGCGGAGGGAGCCGAAGCGGCGGAAGACGGCCGGGTCGGAAGCCACGCGGCCCCAGCGCTTGCAGACGCGGGCGGCGCTGGCGAGCGACGCCatgtcggggaggcggcggagtaTCTTCCCGAGGAGTTCGGCGCCGAGGGCGGCCAAGGGCGGGGCCATGGGCTTCTTGAGGCTGGACCCCTCGCCTCTCCGCCATGGCTCCATTTCTTTCTGACGAGATTGCTGGACCGCTGAACTGCTCTGCTTCGCTCTGTCTTGCGAGGGAGGGGATTTCTCCTTTCTTGCCACGTTCGGCGCCAAGATGTTTGGGATGTACTGATATGGCGCCAAAATCGTTTCGCATTAGGCGCGCGCCTACTTTTCGCGCCAAAATCGTTTGGCATTGGCGCGAAAATAGACCCGAGCCTGCCGAGGGCCTGTATATGTTTTAAGAtccttttaaaaaaaattaagaaaaataatttATGTGTGGGAGCACTCATTCATCATGTGACCGAAAATTCATGATAAAAAAAACCTGTTCATCCGTCGATTGGCACGGGCAATTGGATCGGCTGCCCTGCCTTCTTCATCGTCTAAATAATCTAGTTCATCTTTCTCTCCACGCCCACACgatttcttcttcctctggttcCCGCCCTTGTCTGCTTCGGTCGAACCATCCGCTCCCACCCCCAATGCCGGGCGGTGCTCCCCTGCGCCTCGTCAGCCCCTCCACTTTGCCAACTGTTGTGTTGTTGCAACCTCGGTCGCCCCTCTACCCCACGACCTCTCGcaccggcacccccccccccccatccgaTGGTCAACCCTCACTCCATCGGACTTCCCTCTACCTGCGATGTCATGCCATCGTCGTCAACTTCATGTCGTTTCTGTTCAAGCCCTCGTCGGAGTCCCCCCTCCCCTCCCACGCGGATGTGCCACAACAACAAAATCCTTTAGTGATTTTGTGTGGATAGTTGGGGTCTAGCTTGTGTGTTGGTATCAATGGTGTGTGTGCGGATTGAGTTTGTGCATGAGCTCATATACTACCGTTGTACCACATAAGAGGACTTGAAAAGGAAAGGTACTTCACTTGCACTCACTCATATACTTGTGGTCTCAGATCCACTTCAGATTTTTTTAGCCTCCATTATTGCTAATGGTTTGTCGTGGACATTTCAGTCTCATAAGTGCCTTGTCACTGACGGGAATGTCCTTTCCGCTAGAAAATAACCCACGTTAGCGAGAAATCAAAGTGTTAAAACTGGGAATGAAAACCAAGCTTCGACTACGGATGGAGTGTGTGTCGTCGTACTCATCTCTCCTCCTTGGCGATGTCGCCTTGGCGATGGTCTTCTGTCAAACTTCGATGGTTTGTGTCATCCTACAGTTTCGTCATCGGTTAGGTGGATGCGCGGTCTAGGGACCGGTGTGGAACCCTGACGGCGGCTCTGGAGAGCATGGTTGGTTGTAGAGCGTCGAATTTCATCACTTGGATGGTAGAGTTATCTGCTCGTGTGCGACACGTCCTCGTGCATGTGTGGAAGCCAGAGCCATGACTCTGGAGGGTGTCTTCTATTGCAAGATGTCGATTTGGGTCTCTTGGGAGACAGAGTCGTCGACTCGTCTGTCAAGAGGCCTCGGGATGGTGTGCGTTGTTGTGGTCTGTATGCCGGAGCGACGGCTCTGGTTCGTATTGTAGGGTGTTGACTATGGCCATGCGGGTGACGTAGTCGTCGACTCAcaacatcggggggggggggggggggggtgtatggGGCATTTGTATTGATTTTCGGCCGTCTCTCCTTATTAACCGGACAATTCTTTTCTCATGGTTGCTCAAAACAAAGTCTCCCTGGTATTTTTATCCAATTTTGACCATAATTTGTTTGCGGCgtaattttgaccataaatttaactaagtATGAATTATGAGACCAAAATAATTACTGTAACATATACTACTTATATTTTGTTAGACAAATTTATGGTCGAAATTTGACCAAAATAGAGGGCCTCAAGATTTTTATCGCTCTTGAAAATGATGGACCCACACATCAGTAACGGCATCTTTCCATCCCTCCATCCCCTTGTCCTTGTGTCAACTGATGTCCGGTGGATCCGTGGGAACACATCGCCGCGGCGCAGCATggccagcggcgccggcgaggaTGACGCGACGTCAGGGTGGGCGTGGCGTTCAAGTACGGCCTCTTTCACCCTGACTCGTTCCTCTTCTTACTTGCCTAGGTTTTGCTGGCCCAATCTAGTTCCGCTGACACCAGATTCAACGGCGAATTGTATGCGCTGCTGAGGTCAGGGGAGACACATCCCCAATCTCTCAATTCTTTTTCTCGTTTCCTTTTCAATGGCGAGCGACAGATGGAACTGTCCAAGATCGAGATATGGAGGAACGGGTCTTGGATGGATTCAAGAATGGAAGAGCATGGGAAGGAAGGAAAGGTTTCAGCTTGCCGTCCCTTTCCCTCCCCGTTAGTCAATCCCCTCTCCAACATCCAGCACAACACGTACTCCAGTTCTCTACTGTCTAGAGAACTCGGTGCTGCTTACTGCCCACACCTTTTAACTGGCCCACCGCCACCATTCTTGTCTCCTTCTCCTATGTTTGTCATTTCACTTCATCATCGTATCGACCGATTCCTCTCCACCGGTGTCTTCCTTGCGCGGTATCGAATCCATTCCTTCTTCCGTAAAAGCGTAGACATTGTAGCTTCCTTCATGCTATGGTGTGGTGCCATGACCATGATTATTAGGTTCCTCCATGACCATGATTGTTATTTGTTAGCTTCCTTCATGTTATGATGCCATGACCATGATTGTTAGCCTCCTCCAGTGGATATGCACGCGGTGCGCTGAGCATCGGCGGCAGGATTTGGACGCTTCTTCCTTCACCAAATCTCCCATGTCATATCAAGTTTATGCCTCCAATCACATAACCACTTGAATCCATTTTTGGTGTTTATTGTGGTTACTGGTTGCCAAGCTCTTCATGACTGTATGCTTTTCACAGAGTGTTCCTCAGACTTTTGAGAATTCTCGGATACACATGTCAACAAAGTCCCAAGTACTATAAGGGCACATCGTCACGAGTTTGCTGACAAGATCATTTTCGTGTTCCTGGATCTGGACAAGTAACTGTTTCTCCTCTGCTTCTTTTCAGGAAATTGGCTCTGCCATCACAAGGAACCTGCATCGCTGAACTCTGAATATTACCGCCAAATCAGGGATTTTTTCTCTGCAACGGCATCATGCTACGGTCCCGACTGTTCTATATTTGCTCCATTATCTTCACATTCTATTTTGCCCATGTGCAACAGACGACTGCACAGATCACGGCACCATGGGAAGGTAAAATCCACCTTCACCACCATACCTCTTGTTTAGTTTGGTAGGTGTTCTTGTTCATTTTACATTTTCCTCATAACCATGGCCCACTTGAGGAGAGATGCAAAGGAGCACACAAGTCCAGGGTGCTACATTTTTTTTCTGTATTCTTCCTGCATTATGAGACCAACTTGCTGTACATTTGGTTCAACTGGTCTGCAGTCGATGCTTTGAGAGCTATCAGAGGCAGCTTGAGTGATCCACTGGGACGTCTCGATAACTGGAACCGTGGAGATCCATGCGTCGGAAATTGGTCCCGTGTTATCTGTTACAATGTAACAGCAAGCGATGGATACTTTCATGTGCGGCAACTGTATGTGCATAAGTGTTCTCCTTGTCAATCATGTCCATATCATTTATACAACCCTTCTCCTTTGCTTCTATTCTGGCTTGCTTTTGGTCAGGAGTTGAGAACATGGGCTTGGTCGTATACTGTTTTGTTGACTTTCTTAATAGATCATTTTGCCATCCTTGATTCTGTTTTGATTCGTTGACAGATTCATTTAAAATAAACCAGAAAAATGTTTCAGCGTTCATTACCTTCTTGCAAAATAAACCATATTATTTATGGTATCAGCATATTTGATGGAGCTGAAAGTGCAGT
Protein-coding regions in this window:
- the LOC123167047 gene encoding uncharacterized protein produces the protein MEPWRRGEGSSLKKPMAPPLAALGAELLGKILRRLPDMASLASAARVCKRWGRVASDPAVFRRFGSLRRPPLVGVLVTDRGREKFPLYRPDVCFIQAPSRNNPELASAAADGDFYFMHHPNVHDHDEWRLRGCDGGLLFSLGRYSTDLAVYGPLDRTVVFFKPPDDRLLFFYAIVADEADASFQVIAIQPGDDETSFVFSPRTGSWVENGSVCSECYTDGIAAGRFAYWRSNTKKDDYNEVKEGILVVDTTTMVWSYMTAPFPVGESYCVAHMAEHGGLCIVSSKEQRVLLWVRDANGGWVVKQEVSLLNQFPSLKRLRRYQWMKRVRILAMKAGYVYMEFWSIRNNDSYLLVLNLNTVKLEMFLNNGLNNEGKPYRGRAHLSGDTVANRCVPGALTRTRPVRSVTWARSARSWVGLASLSLDLTLTLALPPFFDSPPAAATTSTGSPSRHGGREQPGLKRAIHEPL